A region of Methanocorpusculum labreanum Z DNA encodes the following proteins:
- a CDS encoding sugar phosphate isomerase/epimerase family protein, with product MKIFFASSSKVWEDPEWVSEIPEVGFDGWEISADGNYRLDKPETFSAVKRVIDENGLDVSVHAPFSDLNPASINMPIWEETVRQFTVCIEQAAELTDTVVLHPGYLSPVSRFDEASAWNNHKQACIRLGETAQRVGITACLENMPNLDDFFCRDPYEQEGFVDGVPGMGLVLDIGHANTTGNLDEFCKIILPKAHHLHIHDNHGKYDEHLPLGGGTINWDKIMPRIVKEYKGKIIVVEGRNPKEGKKSLEFLRKWI from the coding sequence ATGAAAATCTTCTTTGCCTCCTCTTCAAAAGTCTGGGAAGATCCGGAATGGGTCTCAGAGATCCCCGAGGTCGGGTTCGACGGCTGGGAGATATCGGCTGACGGAAACTACCGGCTGGATAAACCGGAGACGTTTTCCGCAGTCAAACGGGTTATCGATGAAAACGGACTTGACGTCTCCGTGCATGCCCCGTTCAGTGATCTGAATCCTGCATCCATCAATATGCCCATTTGGGAAGAAACAGTTCGACAGTTCACCGTCTGCATCGAACAGGCCGCAGAGCTCACGGACACAGTGGTCCTCCACCCGGGGTATCTCTCCCCTGTGAGCAGATTCGACGAAGCTTCCGCATGGAACAATCACAAACAAGCATGTATCCGGCTCGGAGAAACCGCACAGCGTGTGGGTATTACCGCGTGTCTGGAAAATATGCCGAACCTCGACGACTTTTTCTGCCGTGATCCCTACGAACAGGAAGGATTCGTCGACGGTGTGCCGGGGATGGGACTCGTGCTGGATATCGGGCACGCCAACACAACCGGCAATCTGGATGAATTCTGTAAAATCATCCTGCCAAAAGCCCACCACCTTCACATCCACGACAATCATGGAAAATACGATGAACACCTCCCTCTTGGTGGGGGCACGATAAACTGGGATAAGATCATGCCGAGAATAGTCAAGGAATACAAAGGAAAAATCATCGTCGTCGAGGGACGCAACCCGAAAGAGGGAAAGAAAAGCCTCGAATTTTTACGGAAGTGGATCTAA
- a CDS encoding ribonuclease Z, which yields MAGETLFVHFLGTAGALPTPLRNPSCIMIRRGSDTLLFDCGEGAQQQMMRLKTGFTVNAVFITHWHADHYLGIFGLIETMAFNGRTEPLTLYGPRGIDWFVNIIHQLTPKIPFTLSAIEVSDGDVIMFDGYSVVAFRTFHGMESIGYVLEEDMRPGRFDREGAISLGVKPGPMFGKLQRGSPVTILRGDEEVTITPEMVMGERRRGRKVVYTGDTRPVKNQPELLANADLLIHEATFDEEEGSERAKEAWHSTACEAGQVAALVKPKILALVHFSSRYITAASHIKDAKEYFSGEIIAPNDLTTVEIPYSDE from the coding sequence ATGGCCGGTGAAACACTCTTCGTGCATTTTCTCGGGACCGCGGGGGCGCTGCCAACGCCGCTTCGAAATCCGTCCTGCATAATGATCAGGCGCGGATCCGACACCCTGCTTTTTGACTGCGGGGAGGGAGCCCAGCAGCAGATGATGCGGCTGAAGACCGGGTTTACGGTAAATGCCGTTTTTATCACCCACTGGCACGCCGACCATTATCTGGGAATATTCGGGCTCATCGAGACGATGGCGTTCAACGGCAGGACCGAACCGCTGACGCTTTACGGACCGCGGGGTATCGACTGGTTTGTAAATATCATCCATCAGCTGACCCCGAAAATCCCGTTCACGCTCTCGGCAATCGAGGTGTCCGACGGAGATGTAATAATGTTCGACGGATACTCGGTCGTCGCATTCAGAACCTTCCATGGGATGGAAAGCATCGGATACGTTCTGGAAGAGGATATGCGGCCCGGCAGATTCGACCGGGAAGGAGCGATTTCCTTGGGCGTGAAACCCGGACCGATGTTTGGTAAACTCCAGAGAGGGAGCCCGGTCACCATCCTCAGGGGTGACGAAGAGGTGACCATTACCCCGGAGATGGTCATGGGAGAGAGACGGCGCGGGCGAAAAGTTGTGTACACCGGAGATACACGGCCGGTAAAAAATCAGCCGGAGCTTTTAGCAAATGCAGATCTTCTGATCCATGAAGCGACCTTCGATGAAGAGGAAGGGAGCGAACGGGCAAAAGAGGCCTGGCACTCTACCGCATGTGAAGCCGGGCAGGTGGCCGCTCTTGTGAAACCGAAAATTCTGGCCCTTGTACATTTCAGTTCACGCTACATTACTGCGGCAAGCCACATCAAAGATGCAAAAGAGTATTTCAGCGGTGAAATTATTGCACCAAATGACCTGACAACGGTGGAAATTCCCTACAGTGATGAATGA
- a CDS encoding MarR family transcriptional regulator, which translates to MPEPDSKEPLNIYSKKGTVITVRSPIRNRILYLLAEEGPVSFTRIMEYTGLSKSTVSGYVNTLEMKGLISVRTDPRDARKKTYQITASHIGNITPSVQTGTSDFRELIRQAYAKYDKIDYKEIIPHIIKVALSEAGINIDPVIMRGGEILGQAVAVYLVADTLDKTLANITEFWKHYGFGEVRIRSTDPLQIEVYHCYECMIMPSDSGKSCAISCGMLKAIFSAYYNEKVNVEETQCMTEGHDCCCMKIIRP; encoded by the coding sequence ATGCCAGAACCGGACAGCAAAGAACCCCTGAATATCTACTCAAAAAAAGGCACTGTGATCACGGTACGCAGTCCGATACGAAATCGGATCCTCTACCTATTGGCAGAGGAGGGACCGGTCTCTTTTACCAGAATTATGGAGTACACGGGTCTTTCCAAATCCACGGTATCCGGATACGTCAACACTCTGGAAATGAAAGGTCTGATCTCAGTGAGAACAGATCCACGGGATGCAAGAAAAAAAACCTATCAAATAACCGCATCGCATATCGGGAATATCACGCCAAGCGTACAGACCGGGACTTCGGATTTTCGTGAACTCATCAGACAGGCATATGCAAAATACGATAAAATCGATTATAAAGAAATCATCCCACATATCATTAAAGTAGCCCTCAGCGAAGCCGGAATCAACATAGATCCGGTTATCATGCGCGGAGGAGAAATCCTGGGGCAGGCGGTCGCCGTGTATCTGGTGGCCGACACTCTGGACAAAACACTGGCAAACATCACCGAGTTCTGGAAACATTACGGGTTTGGCGAGGTGAGGATTAGGTCAACCGATCCGCTGCAGATCGAAGTGTATCACTGTTATGAATGTATGATCATGCCGTCCGATTCCGGAAAAAGCTGTGCGATCTCCTGCGGAATGCTCAAAGCGATTTTTTCCGCATACTATAATGAAAAAGTCAATGTGGAGGAGACCCAGTGCATGACCGAAGGGCATGACTGCTGTTGTATGAAAATCATCAGACCCTGA
- the endA gene encoding tRNA-intron lyase, protein MKAEFDGTQVIASSEALSLYEQSGYGRPDKSGVLRLDPKEALYLMARGKIEIPGLSFDQLLAECAKKPGFLRNFVVYRDIRERGYVVTTGPQDFRVFPRGLRPGKGQSRYLMRVLSERDMVDLAAVIKDAAASANMRKQFVLAVLDDEHELTYYEVRIGTPKPIEQSELPSGIHAKIAGIPSYVTEEGNGITETLKNLWLGTMLDGVRLFLSPLETAWLLESGHLETEPFMTAEEYISLAASADAEFMEKLILYRYLKDLGFFPRSGYKYGHHFRVYTQSGKHSEMLAHAVPFGTLMSMSAISRSVRLAHSVRKKMLFASISGTEITEVEFARMKM, encoded by the coding sequence GTGAAAGCAGAATTCGACGGAACCCAGGTAATCGCCTCATCCGAAGCTCTCTCCCTGTACGAGCAGAGCGGCTATGGACGGCCGGACAAATCAGGAGTCCTCCGTCTCGACCCCAAAGAAGCCCTCTATCTGATGGCACGGGGTAAAATCGAGATCCCCGGACTCTCCTTTGATCAACTCCTGGCCGAATGCGCGAAAAAACCCGGCTTTTTACGAAACTTCGTTGTATACAGAGACATCAGGGAACGCGGGTATGTCGTGACCACCGGTCCGCAGGACTTCCGCGTCTTCCCACGCGGCCTTCGACCCGGAAAAGGTCAGTCCCGGTATCTTATGCGCGTCCTCTCTGAAAGAGACATGGTCGATCTCGCCGCAGTCATCAAAGATGCAGCAGCATCGGCAAACATGCGCAAACAGTTTGTTTTGGCCGTGCTGGACGACGAACATGAACTCACATATTACGAGGTAAGAATCGGTACACCCAAACCCATTGAACAATCCGAACTCCCAAGCGGGATCCATGCAAAGATCGCCGGTATCCCCTCGTATGTGACGGAAGAAGGAAACGGCATCACCGAGACGCTGAAAAATCTCTGGCTTGGAACGATGCTGGACGGGGTCAGATTGTTCCTCTCACCTCTCGAAACCGCATGGCTTTTGGAAAGCGGACATCTTGAAACGGAACCGTTCATGACCGCGGAAGAATACATCAGTCTCGCCGCATCAGCCGACGCTGAGTTCATGGAAAAACTCATCCTGTACCGGTATCTGAAAGATCTCGGATTTTTCCCAAGATCCGGATACAAATACGGTCACCACTTCCGCGTGTACACACAAAGCGGCAAACACTCCGAGATGCTGGCACATGCCGTGCCTTTTGGAACACTCATGTCCATGAGTGCGATATCCAGATCCGTCCGTTTGGCTCACAGCGTCAGGAAAAAGATGCTTTTTGCCTCCATCTCCGGAACAGAGATCACCGAAGTCGAATTCGCCAGAATGAAAATGTGA
- a CDS encoding tryptophan--tRNA ligase, translated as MAEQINPWSSTPKVDINRLFEEFGIESFAAQKQLLEDQPVFIRRDIVAGHRGYEAISEAIRMKKPFHVLTGFMPSGHPHFGHLMVMKEVVWHINQGGRGFISMADREAHAVRGLSWDVCDTYAREYMECLYALGFKGEIYSQRKNNPLKDLAFEAATKINFSELSAIYGFGPETELAHAMSVAMQVGDILYPQLVGGAAPTIVPVGIDQDPHIRLTRDVTKALRMFLVEDRGSHISIRVKKATPEAIDAVAKRFKGAKKYEGHIDLPAGYTVAAVDEIVRSVEQEFGGFGFMLPSSTYHSFLQGLQGGKMSSSVPESLVWFDDTENDAKKKIMGALTGGRQTLEEQKQLGGEPEKCSIYQLNKFHMQEDDKELAKMCEACKAGELMCGTCKKETLERVLTFLKEFKEKRDEVSHMVEW; from the coding sequence ATGGCAGAACAAATAAACCCCTGGTCAAGCACACCGAAAGTCGATATCAACAGGCTCTTTGAAGAGTTCGGGATCGAATCGTTTGCTGCCCAGAAACAACTTCTGGAAGATCAGCCGGTCTTCATCAGAAGAGACATCGTTGCCGGACACCGCGGCTACGAGGCGATATCCGAAGCAATACGAATGAAAAAACCCTTCCATGTCCTGACCGGATTCATGCCCTCGGGACATCCCCACTTCGGACACCTGATGGTGATGAAAGAGGTCGTCTGGCATATCAATCAGGGCGGACGCGGGTTCATTTCGATGGCGGACAGAGAAGCCCACGCCGTTCGAGGCCTCTCCTGGGACGTCTGCGACACATACGCCCGCGAATATATGGAATGCCTCTATGCTCTCGGATTTAAAGGAGAGATCTACTCCCAGCGGAAAAATAATCCCCTCAAAGATCTGGCCTTCGAAGCGGCGACAAAAATAAACTTCTCCGAACTCTCGGCAATATACGGATTCGGGCCGGAGACGGAGCTGGCTCACGCAATGAGCGTTGCCATGCAGGTGGGAGATATCCTCTACCCTCAGCTTGTCGGCGGGGCAGCCCCAACGATCGTTCCGGTTGGAATCGATCAGGATCCGCATATTCGGCTGACACGCGATGTCACCAAAGCCCTGCGGATGTTCCTTGTCGAAGACCGGGGATCCCACATCAGCATCCGGGTGAAAAAAGCAACGCCGGAAGCAATCGATGCGGTCGCAAAACGCTTCAAAGGCGCAAAAAAATACGAAGGACACATCGATCTTCCGGCAGGATATACCGTTGCCGCGGTCGATGAAATCGTCAGGTCCGTCGAGCAGGAGTTCGGCGGCTTTGGTTTCATGCTTCCTTCTTCCACCTATCACAGTTTCCTGCAGGGCCTGCAGGGCGGAAAGATGTCGTCATCGGTCCCGGAAAGTCTTGTCTGGTTCGACGACACGGAAAATGATGCGAAAAAGAAGATCATGGGTGCCCTTACCGGCGGCAGACAGACGCTGGAAGAGCAGAAACAACTCGGCGGCGAACCGGAGAAGTGCTCGATCTATCAGCTCAACAAATTCCATATGCAGGAAGATGACAAGGAACTCGCAAAGATGTGCGAAGCCTGTAAAGCGGGCGAGCTGATGTGCGGAACCTGCAAGAAGGAAACACTGGAACGTGTTCTCACCTTCCTCAAAGAATTCAAAGAAAAACGCGATGAAGTATCTCACATGGTGGAGTGGTAA
- the pheS gene encoding phenylalanine--tRNA ligase subunit alpha has product MDLTINEKRVLAALIGSGPKAAEILAEKMDAALESVIQWAHLCADKGLVTLEKTVTEQAKLTEEGEKYAKEGLPERQILNSIDGSIPMSELTKNPLSKIAIGWLRKKNWVTIKDGIVFVNENTAVGEDELALKNPVPGTPACKELAKRGLVEVVEKTSWKIALTTDGEKIAKDGLDLREEVATLTREQILSGEWKSLPLRKYSIDKLPKKIYGGRVHPNQQILDEIRDLLFEMGFTEFHGSIVQNSFWNFDSLYQPQDHPAREMQDTFHLAEELPLPNGWEKIRDIHKFGGDTGSTGWGGEWSPEVGKKCVLRTHSTSLSIQYLAEHPNPPLKAFSISRVYRRETIDPTHLPEFEQLEGIVMDKDLHFGHLLGFFKEFFGRMGFEEVRFRPGYFPYTEPSVEPEVWVDGLGWVELGGAGIFRKEVTAPWGIDCPVLAWGLGVSRVSMLRMGLKDLRQLYKSDIDWIRASPVRRS; this is encoded by the coding sequence ATGGATCTCACAATAAATGAGAAAAGGGTTCTTGCAGCCCTGATCGGATCCGGGCCTAAGGCTGCGGAAATACTCGCAGAAAAGATGGACGCTGCGCTTGAATCAGTGATTCAGTGGGCCCACCTCTGCGCGGACAAGGGTCTTGTCACCCTCGAAAAAACAGTCACCGAACAGGCAAAACTCACGGAAGAAGGAGAAAAATATGCGAAAGAGGGACTGCCGGAACGCCAGATCCTAAATAGCATAGACGGCTCCATCCCAATGAGTGAACTGACCAAAAACCCGCTTTCCAAGATCGCGATTGGATGGCTGAGAAAGAAGAACTGGGTCACGATCAAAGACGGTATCGTTTTCGTTAACGAAAATACAGCCGTCGGCGAGGATGAACTGGCACTGAAAAACCCGGTTCCGGGCACACCGGCCTGCAAAGAACTTGCAAAACGCGGCCTGGTGGAGGTCGTCGAAAAGACCTCCTGGAAGATCGCGCTGACCACGGACGGAGAAAAAATCGCCAAAGACGGCCTTGATCTGAGAGAAGAGGTTGCCACTCTTACGCGTGAACAGATCCTCTCGGGCGAGTGGAAAAGCCTGCCGCTTCGAAAATACAGTATCGACAAACTCCCGAAAAAGATCTACGGCGGCCGGGTCCACCCGAACCAGCAGATCCTGGATGAGATCCGCGATCTCCTCTTCGAGATGGGATTCACCGAGTTCCACGGGTCGATCGTCCAGAACTCATTCTGGAACTTCGATTCCCTTTACCAGCCGCAGGATCACCCGGCACGCGAGATGCAGGACACGTTCCACCTGGCTGAGGAACTCCCGCTTCCAAACGGATGGGAAAAGATCAGGGATATCCACAAATTCGGCGGAGACACCGGTTCGACCGGCTGGGGCGGAGAGTGGAGCCCGGAGGTCGGAAAGAAATGTGTTCTGAGAACGCACTCCACCTCGCTTTCGATCCAGTACCTCGCCGAGCACCCGAACCCGCCGCTGAAGGCATTTTCCATCTCCCGTGTCTACCGCCGGGAGACGATCGACCCGACCCATCTGCCGGAGTTCGAACAGCTGGAAGGTATCGTGATGGACAAGGATCTGCACTTCGGTCACCTGCTCGGATTTTTTAAGGAGTTCTTCGGCAGAATGGGATTCGAAGAGGTCAGGTTCCGCCCGGGATACTTCCCCTACACCGAACCGTCTGTCGAACCTGAGGTCTGGGTCGACGGGCTTGGCTGGGTCGAGCTTGGCGGGGCGGGCATCTTCCGAAAAGAAGTCACTGCACCATGGGGAATCGACTGCCCGGTCCTCGCCTGGGGACTCGGGGTCTCCCGTGTATCCATGCTGAGAATGGGTCTTAAAGACCTGCGCCAGCTGTATAAGAGTGATATCGACTGGATACGCGCAAGCCCGGTAAGGAGGAGCTAA
- the pheT gene encoding phenylalanine--tRNA ligase subunit beta, protein MPIVKLNNEYLTRLTGTDIETIRSSLPMMGSEVEREEEKQTDVQFFPNRPDLYSAEGTARALRGYLGIETGLPTYEVKPSGISFSVDPKLANIRPYLGSAVIRNVHMDNAMIESLMGLQESLHWAVGRGRKKVAIGVHDLDKIEGPFSYIAADRKTTFVPLDYDVEMTMEEILAEHPKGKAYARIVEEFERFPLITDAKGRVCSFPPIINGELTRVTEDTQNILLDVTGIEPRAVSVAVKILCAAFVEMGAEIESVEIDGVVSPDLRPEKRTVSVSECSKLTGIPMTASQMTELLMKMRFGAEVIDEDTVSVDIPCYRADIMHDHDVYEDAAIAYGYDKIETSLPPSFTVGKPHPVQKLYSLVRNIMVGLSYIENTPFTLTSGDVSYSLMHRPENPAALHVLHPISEDQTIIRTDILPLLMESLSINRSRELPQKIFACGDVVENLVTYPKMAAASIHTSADFSEIYAVMDAFCRMMSIEYEVRDSADDAFIPGRRGDIYVSGEKIGVFGEINPDVLVGFGLEHQAVAFEIDLRGFVSNE, encoded by the coding sequence ATGCCGATCGTAAAACTCAATAATGAATATCTGACCCGTCTGACTGGTACGGATATAGAAACGATCCGTTCCAGTCTTCCTATGATGGGGTCCGAGGTGGAACGCGAGGAGGAGAAACAGACGGATGTCCAGTTCTTCCCGAACCGTCCGGATCTGTACAGCGCCGAAGGCACGGCCCGTGCTCTCCGCGGATATCTGGGAATTGAAACTGGCCTGCCGACCTACGAAGTCAAGCCGTCGGGGATATCCTTCAGCGTGGATCCAAAGCTGGCAAACATCCGGCCGTATCTTGGCTCTGCCGTTATCAGAAATGTCCATATGGACAATGCGATGATCGAATCCCTGATGGGTCTGCAGGAATCTCTCCACTGGGCAGTCGGACGCGGCCGCAAGAAGGTTGCGATCGGCGTGCATGATCTCGATAAGATCGAAGGACCGTTCTCCTATATCGCGGCGGATCGGAAAACAACATTCGTGCCGCTCGATTACGATGTGGAAATGACGATGGAAGAGATCCTTGCCGAGCACCCGAAAGGGAAAGCCTATGCTAGAATCGTGGAAGAGTTCGAGAGATTCCCGCTGATCACCGATGCAAAAGGCAGAGTCTGCTCCTTCCCCCCGATCATTAACGGCGAGCTGACCAGAGTTACGGAGGATACACAGAATATTCTTCTGGATGTCACCGGAATCGAACCGCGTGCCGTGAGTGTAGCTGTGAAAATCCTTTGTGCCGCATTCGTCGAGATGGGAGCGGAGATCGAATCGGTGGAGATCGACGGTGTCGTCTCACCCGATCTTCGTCCGGAAAAACGGACCGTTTCCGTCTCGGAATGCAGCAAACTCACCGGCATTCCGATGACTGCATCCCAGATGACCGAACTTCTTATGAAGATGCGATTTGGCGCCGAAGTGATCGATGAGGATACCGTTTCCGTCGATATCCCCTGTTATCGGGCCGACATCATGCACGATCATGATGTGTATGAAGACGCGGCGATCGCCTACGGATACGATAAGATCGAGACAAGCCTGCCGCCGAGTTTCACTGTCGGAAAGCCGCACCCGGTCCAGAAACTCTACAGTCTCGTCAGAAATATTATGGTCGGACTGTCGTATATCGAGAACACGCCGTTCACGCTGACAAGCGGGGATGTCTCCTACAGTCTGATGCACAGACCGGAGAACCCGGCAGCTCTGCACGTTCTTCACCCGATCAGCGAGGATCAGACGATCATCCGAACCGACATCCTGCCGCTTCTGATGGAGTCGCTCTCGATCAACCGTTCCCGCGAACTTCCGCAGAAGATCTTTGCATGCGGCGACGTAGTGGAAAATCTGGTCACCTATCCGAAGATGGCGGCGGCATCTATCCACACGTCTGCGGACTTCTCGGAGATTTACGCAGTGATGGATGCATTCTGCAGAATGATGTCGATCGAATATGAGGTGCGGGATTCTGCAGATGATGCATTTATTCCCGGAAGACGCGGCGATATCTATGTATCAGGCGAGAAGATAGGCGTCTTCGGCGAGATCAATCCGGATGTTCTCGTCGGATTCGGACTTGAACATCAGGCGGTCGCTTTCGAGATCGACCTGAGAGGGTTCGTCTCAAACGAATAA
- a CDS encoding ABC transporter substrate-binding protein, translated as MKQVRIFLIFLLALAVFSGSALGWTPVTITDDSGFESIIESQPETIVSLAPTNTEIIFALGLGDKVVGVTEYCNYPEEALTKPKMGGYSTINVEKIVAANPDIIFANPKNGQENIDSLRQLGYKVIVIQSDSVAGTYDAIRMIGTCTGTTTEADSIISDMQTRIQAITDKLTDITVRPTVMHAMSVESFWVSGNNTFQNELITLAGGTNAFSDVDGWGVVTLEKLLTTDPEIILVDSGSKMGTIGENTLQKAFLTEPQLSGITAVKNNAVYVMDSDTFDRGGPRIVISLEQLAQILHPEIFGEYAEPGSTAASPGFGTVLIIAGLIGGLFVCRRI; from the coding sequence ATGAAACAGGTACGAATATTTCTGATTTTCCTGCTGGCCCTTGCCGTATTTTCCGGCTCTGCCCTTGGATGGACCCCGGTAACCATCACCGACGACTCAGGCTTTGAATCGATAATAGAGAGTCAGCCCGAGACGATCGTCTCTCTTGCCCCGACAAACACGGAGATTATCTTTGCTCTCGGACTTGGGGACAAGGTGGTGGGCGTCACTGAATACTGCAACTATCCGGAAGAAGCCCTGACAAAACCGAAAATGGGTGGATATTCTACAATTAACGTGGAAAAAATCGTTGCAGCAAATCCGGATATCATCTTTGCCAACCCGAAAAACGGACAGGAAAATATAGATTCTCTCCGCCAGCTTGGATACAAGGTCATCGTAATTCAGTCTGACAGCGTAGCGGGAACCTATGATGCGATCCGGATGATCGGAACCTGCACCGGTACAACCACCGAAGCGGATTCAATCATATCCGACATGCAGACCCGTATCCAGGCAATAACGGATAAACTTACAGATATTACGGTAAGACCAACGGTTATGCACGCAATGAGTGTTGAGTCGTTTTGGGTTTCGGGAAATAATACATTTCAGAACGAACTGATCACGCTTGCCGGCGGAACTAATGCCTTTTCTGACGTAGATGGCTGGGGCGTGGTCACGCTCGAAAAACTGCTCACAACCGATCCGGAGATCATTCTGGTTGATTCCGGTTCAAAGATGGGAACTATCGGTGAAAACACACTGCAGAAAGCGTTCCTAACCGAACCGCAGCTCAGCGGGATTACTGCAGTAAAGAATAATGCAGTCTATGTTATGGATTCGGATACCTTCGATAGAGGGGGACCGAGGATCGTTATTTCCTTAGAGCAGCTTGCCCAGATCCTCCATCCGGAGATCTTCGGCGAGTATGCCGAACCCGGATCGACCGCGGCTTCCCCCGGGTTTGGTACGGTCCTGATCATTGCCGGACTTATCGGCGGTCTCTTTGTCTGCAGGCGGATCTAA
- a CDS encoding helical backbone metal receptor: MVEGSIGTTWFAVTAISSAGEDPQTWRVNENSPLDYWNSIKDDADGTGEMAKKITYLVQFGVDPHDYNGHNYVTDLKSKVKSSGEIGDFIYTTYWGIFGLVATGEDVSTSVAWLKQQQQDDGGFAWAEGGVSDSDDTAASIMALIAGGVSPNDPVITNAIQYLRDVQEPTGGFNYGYYSESNLASTAWVIQALAACGVDPLTVTNNGNNPIDYLLSLQQADGSFKYTEYVVDSPVSMTARAVTALSGKSYPIMPLQTGYDIRSSTYADVISKTPVPTASPETTPTPTSTKPTGKWNPVTITDDYGYTVTITEEPSRIISLAPANTEILFALGLNDSIIGVTEYCNYPEEAATKPIIGGYTTVNVERVITQDPDLIFAYYGNGEDLINHLRNLGYPVITLNSDSIDGTLHDIEIVGQATGKTTEAQELVDNMQGRIEDVKEKLKNVTTAPRTIHCMWTDPLWVSGNNTFQDEMIKIAGGTNAFNDVEGWGVVTLEKLLTTDPEIIIVDSGMGMGEGGTDILKNYFEEEARLQTLSAVKNNQVYVINADIMDRGGPRIVDCIETLAKIEHPELFGAQEDNTSSASSPGFSIIITCAAVCGIFFFRKR, translated from the coding sequence ATGGTAGAAGGATCGATCGGCACCACATGGTTTGCCGTCACGGCAATTTCTTCAGCAGGAGAAGACCCGCAAACCTGGAGAGTGAATGAAAATTCCCCCCTCGATTACTGGAATTCAATTAAGGATGACGCGGATGGAACGGGAGAGATGGCAAAGAAAATCACCTATCTTGTTCAGTTCGGAGTAGACCCTCACGATTATAACGGCCATAACTATGTGACCGATCTAAAGTCAAAGGTAAAATCCAGCGGAGAAATCGGCGACTTCATCTATACAACCTACTGGGGTATCTTCGGACTTGTTGCCACCGGTGAAGATGTCAGCACATCTGTTGCGTGGTTAAAACAACAGCAGCAGGATGACGGAGGATTTGCCTGGGCTGAAGGCGGTGTTTCTGACAGTGACGACACAGCAGCATCGATAATGGCACTCATAGCTGGGGGAGTGAGCCCGAATGATCCGGTCATCACCAATGCAATCCAATATCTTCGTGATGTTCAGGAGCCTACTGGAGGATTCAACTACGGCTATTATTCTGAGAGCAACCTTGCTTCAACGGCATGGGTAATTCAGGCACTCGCAGCCTGCGGAGTTGACCCTCTGACAGTTACCAATAATGGAAACAATCCGATTGATTATCTCCTCTCTCTCCAGCAGGCTGACGGTTCATTCAAATATACCGAATATGTTGTAGACAGCCCGGTAAGTATGACGGCTCGCGCGGTGACTGCCTTGAGTGGTAAATCCTACCCGATCATGCCGCTCCAGACGGGATATGATATTAGAAGCAGTACGTATGCGGATGTAATATCCAAAACACCCGTGCCGACCGCATCTCCTGAAACTACACCTACCCCGACATCCACAAAACCAACCGGAAAATGGAATCCGGTCACAATTACCGATGACTACGGTTACACAGTAACTATTACCGAGGAACCATCACGAATCATATCGCTTGCTCCGGCTAATACCGAAATTTTGTTTGCGCTTGGTCTTAATGACTCAATCATCGGCGTAACCGAATATTGCAACTATCCTGAGGAGGCAGCAACAAAACCCATTATTGGCGGTTATACCACGGTGAACGTTGAACGTGTGATTACCCAGGACCCTGATCTCATCTTTGCCTATTATGGGAACGGGGAAGACCTGATAAATCATCTGAGAAATCTTGGATATCCTGTTATCACACTGAACTCGGACAGTATCGACGGCACGCTGCATGACATAGAAATTGTCGGGCAGGCAACCGGAAAAACGACAGAAGCTCAAGAACTTGTTGACAATATGCAAGGCCGAATAGAGGACGTAAAAGAAAAACTGAAGAACGTTACAACTGCACCGCGGACGATTCACTGTATGTGGACGGATCCGTTATGGGTCTCGGGAAACAACACGTTTCAGGATGAGATGATCAAAATCGCCGGCGGCACTAATGCATTCAATGATGTTGAAGGTTGGGGTGTAGTAACACTGGAAAAACTTCTGACCACGGATCCGGAGATCATTATTGTTGATTCCGGTATGGGAATGGGAGAAGGAGGTACTGACATTCTGAAAAATTACTTTGAGGAGGAAGCAAGGCTGCAGACCCTTTCAGCAGTGAAAAATAATCAGGTTTATGTAATAAATGCAGATATTATGGACCGAGGAGGCCCTCGAATTGTAGATTGTATTGAGACACTGGCTAAAATTGAGCACCCGGAACTTTTTGGCGCGCAGGAAGATAATACATCATCCGCGTCATCACCCGGATTTTCGATTATTATAACATGTGCAGCAGTTTGCGGAATATTTTTCTTCCGAAAAAGGTGA